A window of the Brassica napus cultivar Da-Ae chromosome A2, Da-Ae, whole genome shotgun sequence genome harbors these coding sequences:
- the LOC106406734 gene encoding acyl carrier protein 2, mitochondrial gives MAARNALLRYLRVNVNPSLASPTTIVARESALPFTVLLRRFSEEVRGSFLDKSDVTDRVITVVKNFQRVDPSKVTPKAHFLNDLGLDSLDSVEVVMALEEEFKFEIPDNEADKILSVDQAVDFIASHPQAT, from the exons ATGGCGGCGAGAAATGCTCTTCTTCGATACCTCCGAGTCAACGTCAATCCATCACTTGCAAGCCCTACAACAATCGTCGCCCGAGAATCGGCACTCCCTTTCACCGTCCTTCTTCGGCGTTTCTCGGAGGAAGTGAGAGGATCGTTTCTCGACAAATCTGATGTCACAGATCGCGTAATCACTGTCGTCAAAAACTTCCAAAGAGTCGATCCTTCAAAG GTAACACCAAAAGCCCATTTCCTTAACGATCTCGGGTTAGACAGTTTGGACAGTGTGGAAGTTGTGATGGCATTGGAGGAAGAATTTAAATTTGAGATCCCTGATAATGAAGCTGACAAGATCTTGTCCGTCGATCAAGCGGTTGATTTTATCGCCTCTCATCCTCAGGCTACTTAA